A single window of Ictalurus furcatus strain D&B chromosome 3, Billie_1.0, whole genome shotgun sequence DNA harbors:
- the ggps1 gene encoding geranylgeranyl pyrophosphate synthase isoform X2, with translation MLHNASLLIDDIEDSSKLRRGFPVAHSIYGVPSVINSANYVYFLGLEKVLTLEHPEAVHVFTCQLLELHRGQGLDIHWRDTYTCPSEAEYCGMVLRKTGGLFGLAVGLMQLFSEWRCDLKPLLDTLGLLFQIRDDYANLCSREYGANKSFCEDLTEGKFSFPTIHAIRTQLHSTQVQNILRQRTEDEDVKRYCVDYLEKVGSFAYTRQKLHELEKEAYRLIAELGGNPELEGLIEHLSHIYKE, from the coding sequence ATGTTGCACAATGCCAGTCTCTTAATCGATGACATCGAGGACAGCTCCAAGTTGCGGCGTGGTTTCCCTGTAGCTCACAGCATCTATGGCGTGCCATCCGTTATAAACTCTGCAAACTATGTCTACTTCCTGGGCCTAGAGAAGGTGCTGACGCTGGAACACCCTGAGGCTGTGCACGTGTTCACTTGCCAGCTCCTGGAGCTGCACCGTGGGCAGGGCCTGGATATCCATTGGCGTGACACCTACACTTGCCCAAGTGAAGCAGAGTACTGTGGAATGGTACTGCGTAAGACTGGCGGATTATTCGGCCTAGCAGTGGGCCTCATGCAGCTCTTCTCAGAATGGCGCTGTGACCTGAAGCCTCTACTAGACACACTCGGGCTCTTGTTCCAGATACGTGACGACTATGCCAATCTCTGCTCACGTGAATATGGTGCAAACAAGAGCTTCTGTGAAGACCTGACAGAGGGCAAATTCTCCTTTCCCACCATTCACGCCATCCGTACACAGCTCCATAGCACACAGGTGCAGAACATCCTACGTCAGCGCACTGAAGATGAAGATGTTAAGCGTTACTGTGTGGATTATTTGGAGAAGGTGGGCTCCTTTGCGTACACCAGGCAGAAGTTGCATGAGCTAGAGAAAGAGGCATACAGGCTGATTGCAGAATTAGGGGGGAACCCAGAGCTGGAGGGACTTATAGAACATCTCAGCCACATTTACAAGGAATGA